GCTGTCGTAGCTGTCGGCGGTGTACCGTCCTTCGACTATCTCCGCTATTATTATCCGGATTATGATTTTTCCACCCCTCATGCTGTTCAGTTGATGGAAGAAACCGATTTAAGTCGGCGTCCCCTCTCCCTCAAGGGACAACATGTGCTGATCCAACACGGGATTTCCGACCCGGTTGCGCAAATCGATTGGATTAAACCGTGGGCACAATCGCTTGCTGAAAAATATCCCCAACACGTGTCATGGGTGACATATCCCTCCTTGCAACATCGGCTGTGGGCAGAAAGTTCGGCGGAAGAAGAGGATGTGCTAGCCTTGCGAGAGACGACCCTCAAATGGTTTACCGAAGCATTGGGATCTGCAAGTCCCCGAGGATAACAGATTCGTTGTGTTGTGCTAAATGAGTTGCGAATGAAGACATATCCGGCGACATAATGTTTCCCTACCGAAACCATTGGGATAAATATCAATGTCGTCAAAAAGGCAGAAGGCGCAATAACATTGCGCCTTCTTGAGGTTCATGCATCTTTCCCTTGAGAGACCACGGTGACTTGCATTTCCCCGCCATGTTGAATACGGTCAGACGCGCAACGAGGACAGACCGTAGCGGTAGATCCCGCCGGCAATAAAAACACTTGATCACAATCGAAGCATTTGTATTCACTTAATTTGACGGTATCGCTCATTAATCGTGAAGCCTCCCTTGCGGTATCAATCCGGTTGAAATCGTTGGGGTGAAGCAGTAAGAGTAATGTAAGGTCGTGCCGTTAGTATTTTAACAAATTGGCAGATAATCTGATAGAGATGTAAGAATATTAGGTGCATATATTCACTCTATGTCAAAGCGCGTGGTGAATCATGAACTGTTCTTCGCTTAGAAACGCGACCCCCGGATCTGTTCAGAATGATGGGACTGTTGAAAGAAAAATAATCCTGGGTAAGGCGTGATGGGTAATTTATTAAGCAACTCTTTGGTATGCCAAATCAGCCCGATGATCGTGCTGATGGCGGCAATGGAGGCCATCCAAGCGTTTTGTGAAAACAGACTGTAGGTAATGCATATCGTCGGTATCAGATATAAGAAAATGACTAATCCCGTCCATATTCCTAAGGGAAGCGATGACCGTAAAGAAAGGGTAAAGAAAAACGACACACTGATCAGCGAAAATAGGACAATGGATAAGGCCGAATAGACAACCGGATGATGACTGACGCCGGCTAACATGGCAAGACCAATGCTGAATCCTGAAACGAGACTGGGTCCCATCACGGCGAAAGCCGTCGAGGCTTTAGCATCCCAATGGGGAGCAATATAAGACAGACTCCATGTGACCGAACGAAAATGAGAAAGCAAACCTAGGGATGAGACGATAATGGCTAAAATGGTAAGCTGCCAGCTTCCTTGGGGCTCTAAAGCGTCGGTAAATCCCATTAGGCCTAATAAGGTCATATAGAGATCAGTAAAGAGCGGACGGGCTCCGATTTGGCCGGGTTGTGAATTTTTCATCCAACGCCAGACTAACATGCCTCCCATGGCCAAGGCAAAACTGACAATTTCCGCATGGATTAGGGTGGGCCAAAGAGTTTGGGTTAGCGGAAGATTCATGGCTAAAGCAATGGGCATCATGATGCCCCCGGAAATCCCTAACAGCGCCGTAAATAAAAATGGTGGCAACGCGGGCCGCATAATACCCCTCCCATAAGAAATTTGCTAATAGGTTTCGCAAATCATTAAAACTGACTACTTCGCGAAAACGTCATCACAATGTACAATAGGTGAAAAGGACTAGGTAAATAGTATAAATTGTTCACAATATTCTTATCTATAATTATGTATGATACAAGAAATCAGAACGGGATAAAAGCCTTTGCATTTCAGGAAAATTTATGGCGGTTAGAATAATCCATGATATTAGGCAGGAGGTTTTGAGGTTGAACGAACAAGTCTGGACCACCTTTAAAATCGTCGCGGAGATCGGCTCGATTTCCCAAGCGGCCCGGACGCTCAACCTGTCTCAGTCAGCAGTCAGCCAACAAATACAAATGCTGGAACAAGCCTATGCGACCACGTTATTTGTGCGGACTAGTCAAGGAGTGCATCTTACTGAAACCGGGGAAGTTTTATACCGGTATGTGACCTCTTTGTTG
The Sulfobacillus thermosulfidooxidans DNA segment above includes these coding regions:
- a CDS encoding alpha/beta hydrolase family protein, whose translation is MKPLILMLHGMSTGPGHLKNFWGETRDFDVEYMALPILREGPEFVRTLTQHDIFRDLYAAVFLESLKEITTRIQSENEQRRTGLFGFSIGAYIALWAGLVDHPERIQAVVAVGGVPSFDYLRYYYPDYDFSTPHAVQLMEETDLSRRPLSLKGQHVLIQHGISDPVAQIDWIKPWAQSLAEKYPQHVSWVTYPSLQHRLWAESSAEEEDVLALRETTLKWFTEALGSASPRG